A genome region from Scomber japonicus isolate fScoJap1 chromosome 15, fScoJap1.pri, whole genome shotgun sequence includes the following:
- the LOC128374666 gene encoding nuclear transport factor 2-like, with product MACEKEIWQKIGEGFVQEYYNQFDNTNRVALGNLYSADACLTWEGSPFQGREAISGKLANLPFKRIKHIITEQDFQPTIDSCILIMVFGQLQVDDDPPMAFHQVFMLKNQNCAWACTNDVFRLGIHNIPV from the exons ATGGCTTGTGAAAaagaaatatggcaaaagatcGGAGAAGGCTTTGTACAGGAGTATTACAACCAGTTTGACAATACCAACAGGGTGGCACTGGGTAACCTATAT tcTGCTGATGCCTGTTTGACGTGGGAAGGATCACCCTTTCAAGGGAGGGAAGCCATTTCTGGCAAACTAGCA AACTTGCCTTTCAAGCGCATTAAGCACATTATCACAGAACAAGACTTCCAGCCTACAATAGACAGCTGTATTCTCATCATGGTGTTTGGACAGTTACAG GTTGATGATGATCCACCAATGGCCTTTCATCAAGTGTTCATGCTTAAGAACCAAAACTGCGCCTGGGCTTGCACAAACGACGTGTTTCGGTTGGGAATACACAACATACCGGTGTAG